From a region of the Acanthochromis polyacanthus isolate Apoly-LR-REF ecotype Palm Island chromosome 3, KAUST_Apoly_ChrSc, whole genome shotgun sequence genome:
- the LOC110947486 gene encoding protein GPR108 isoform X4 — MAVAQRSCFWVGFLLLMLLCGGKARKHKLTLKNETRSVVDLNNFGFYADGTLDVNLHSLRIPSQRRNSSTPPVGFSLSRSRVNGVLSYTAEETETCPLSSPKSTNDEPLIVFIFNFEGLSVSMKATGNQDNILTAKLKAKATTDERKARGIPDADAQNKPKDDVNKKPDDMKPDEQPKPDSKKEDPAGQNEGDKTEEKKPDPGVETKEVEGNAFDLDKQPEQTLALDQVNGTYNFSFHIKIGPKDQGLYSLRFHYCQSKFPAVKQPYSFTVDVQEKNPGGYLSAAEIPLSRLYICMAGVFFTAAMVWVYTLMKHRYSVFKIHWLMAALAFTKSTSLVFHSINYHFINTEGHPIEGWAVMYYITHLLKGALLFITLALIGTGWAFVKYILSDKEKKIFMIVIPLQVLANVAYIIIESTEEGSSEYYLWKEILFLVDLICCGAILFPVVWSIRHLQEASSTDGKAAMNLEKLKLFRHYYVMIVCYIYFTRIIAILLKITMPFQWQWCYEFLVELSTLIFFVLTGYKFRPASNNPYLQLPQDEEDVEMDEV; from the exons ATGGCTGTGGCACAGAGAAGCTGTTTTTGGGTTGGATTTTTACTCCTAATGCTACTATGTGGGGGTAAAGCAAGGAAACACAAGCTCACATTGAAG aatgAAACTCGGTCTGTTGTTGATCTCAACAACTTCGGTTTCTACGCTGATGGGACTTTGGATGTCAACCTGCATTCTCTGCGAATTCCATCACAGAGGCGGAACTCCTCCACACCCCCG GTGGGTTTCAGCCTGTCCAGGTCCCGTGTTAATGGAGTTTTGTCCTACACA GCAGAGGAGACGGAGACATGCCCACTCAGTAGTCCAAAGTCAACCAATGATGAGCCtctcattgtttttattttcaattttgaaGGCCTCAG tgTCAGTATGAAAGCTACGGGTAATCAAGACAACATCCTGACAGCAAAGCTAAAGGCTAAAGCTACTACAG ATGAGAGAAAAGCCAGGGGGATTCCTGATGCTGATgcccaaaataaaccaaaagaCGATGTGAACAAAAAGCCCGATGACATGAAGCCAGATGAGCAGCCAAAACCTGACAGCAAGAAAGAAGATCCTGCGGGTCAGAATGAAGGAGATaagactgaagaaaaaaaaccagaCCCCGGAGTAGAAACTAAGGAAGTGGAGGGAAACGCATTTGAT CTGGACAAGCAACCCGAGCAGACTTTAGCTTTGGACCAAGTTAACGGTACCTACAACTTTAGT TTCCACATAAAGATTGGTCCAAAGGACCAGGGTCTGTACAGCCTGAGGTTCCACTACTGTCAGAGCAAGTTTCCTGCAGTCAAACAGCCCTACTCGTTCACG GTGGACGTGCAAGAGAAGAATCCAGGTGGCTACCtgtctgcagcagaaattcctcTGTCTCGCCTTTACATTTGTATGGCTGGAGTCTTCTTCACTGCTGCCATGGTTTGGGTGTACACTCTCATGAAGCACAG GTACAGCGTGTTTAAGATCCATTGGCTGATGGCAGCACTGGCGTTCACCAAGTCCACATCCCTGGTTTTCCACAGT atCAACTATCACTTCATCAACACTGAGGGGCATCCTATTGAAGGCTGGGCTGTCATGTATTATATAACACATCT GCTCAAAGGGGCTCTCCTGTTCATCACACTGGCTCTAATCGGCACTGGCTGGGCCTTCGTTAAATACATCTTGTCTGACAAGGAGAAGAAGATCTTCATGATTGTCATTCCTCTGCag GTCCTCGCTAATGTCGCCTACATCATCATAGAGTCTACAGAGGAAGGCTCCAGTGAATACTATCTGTGGAAGGAGATCCTCTTTCTGGTCGACCTCATCTGCTGTGGAGCCATCCTTTTCCCTGTTGTCTG GTCAATCCGTCACCTACAAGAGGCATCTAGCACCGACGGCAAAG CCGCCATGAATTTGGAGAAGCTTAAACTGTTCCGGCATTATTATGTGATG aTTGTGTGTTATATCTACTTCACGAGGATCATAGCCATTCTGCTCAAGATCACGATGCCTTTCCAGTGGCAGTGGTGTTACGAG tttctgGTGGAGTTGTCTACTCTGATCTTTTTTGTGCTGACGGGCTACAAGTTCCGACCAGCGTCCAATAACCCCTACCTCCAGCTTCCCCAGGACGAGGAGGATGTAGAGATGGATGAAGTGTAA
- the LOC110947486 gene encoding protein GPR108 isoform X3, with the protein MAVAQRSCFWVGFLLLMLLCGGKARKHKLTLKNETRSVVDLNNFGFYADGTLDVNLHSLRIPSQRRNSSTPPVGFSLSRSRVNGVLSYTAEETETCPLSSPKSTNDEPLIVFIFNFEGLSVSMKATGNQDNILTAKLKAKATTDERKARGIPDADAQNKPKDDVNKKPDDMKPDEQPKPDSKKEDPAGQNEGDKTEEKKPDPGVETKEVEGNAFDLDKQPEQTLALDQVNGTYNFSFHIKIGPKDQGLYSLRFHYCQSKFPAVKQPYSFTVDVQEKNPGGYLSAAEIPLSRLYICMAGVFFTAAMVWVYTLMKHRYSVFKIHWLMAALAFTKSTSLVFHSINYHFINTEGHPIEGWAVMYYITHLLKGALLFITLALIGTGWAFVKYILSDKEKKIFMIVIPLQVLANVAYIIIESTEEGSSEYYLWKEILFLVDLICCGAILFPVVWSIRHLQEASSTDGKAAMNLEKLKLFRHYYVMIVCYIYFTRIIAILLKITMPFQWQWCYEFLVELSTLIFFVLTGYKFRPASNNPYLQLPQDEEDVEMDEVVTESGALEGISKVKKTSNGRERQKESTL; encoded by the exons ATGGCTGTGGCACAGAGAAGCTGTTTTTGGGTTGGATTTTTACTCCTAATGCTACTATGTGGGGGTAAAGCAAGGAAACACAAGCTCACATTGAAG aatgAAACTCGGTCTGTTGTTGATCTCAACAACTTCGGTTTCTACGCTGATGGGACTTTGGATGTCAACCTGCATTCTCTGCGAATTCCATCACAGAGGCGGAACTCCTCCACACCCCCG GTGGGTTTCAGCCTGTCCAGGTCCCGTGTTAATGGAGTTTTGTCCTACACA GCAGAGGAGACGGAGACATGCCCACTCAGTAGTCCAAAGTCAACCAATGATGAGCCtctcattgtttttattttcaattttgaaGGCCTCAG tgTCAGTATGAAAGCTACGGGTAATCAAGACAACATCCTGACAGCAAAGCTAAAGGCTAAAGCTACTACAG ATGAGAGAAAAGCCAGGGGGATTCCTGATGCTGATgcccaaaataaaccaaaagaCGATGTGAACAAAAAGCCCGATGACATGAAGCCAGATGAGCAGCCAAAACCTGACAGCAAGAAAGAAGATCCTGCGGGTCAGAATGAAGGAGATaagactgaagaaaaaaaaccagaCCCCGGAGTAGAAACTAAGGAAGTGGAGGGAAACGCATTTGAT CTGGACAAGCAACCCGAGCAGACTTTAGCTTTGGACCAAGTTAACGGTACCTACAACTTTAGT TTCCACATAAAGATTGGTCCAAAGGACCAGGGTCTGTACAGCCTGAGGTTCCACTACTGTCAGAGCAAGTTTCCTGCAGTCAAACAGCCCTACTCGTTCACG GTGGACGTGCAAGAGAAGAATCCAGGTGGCTACCtgtctgcagcagaaattcctcTGTCTCGCCTTTACATTTGTATGGCTGGAGTCTTCTTCACTGCTGCCATGGTTTGGGTGTACACTCTCATGAAGCACAG GTACAGCGTGTTTAAGATCCATTGGCTGATGGCAGCACTGGCGTTCACCAAGTCCACATCCCTGGTTTTCCACAGT atCAACTATCACTTCATCAACACTGAGGGGCATCCTATTGAAGGCTGGGCTGTCATGTATTATATAACACATCT GCTCAAAGGGGCTCTCCTGTTCATCACACTGGCTCTAATCGGCACTGGCTGGGCCTTCGTTAAATACATCTTGTCTGACAAGGAGAAGAAGATCTTCATGATTGTCATTCCTCTGCag GTCCTCGCTAATGTCGCCTACATCATCATAGAGTCTACAGAGGAAGGCTCCAGTGAATACTATCTGTGGAAGGAGATCCTCTTTCTGGTCGACCTCATCTGCTGTGGAGCCATCCTTTTCCCTGTTGTCTG GTCAATCCGTCACCTACAAGAGGCATCTAGCACCGACGGCAAAG CCGCCATGAATTTGGAGAAGCTTAAACTGTTCCGGCATTATTATGTGATG aTTGTGTGTTATATCTACTTCACGAGGATCATAGCCATTCTGCTCAAGATCACGATGCCTTTCCAGTGGCAGTGGTGTTACGAG tttctgGTGGAGTTGTCTACTCTGATCTTTTTTGTGCTGACGGGCTACAAGTTCCGACCAGCGTCCAATAACCCCTACCTCCAGCTTCCCCAGGACGAGGAGGATGTAGAGATGGATGAAGT AGTGACCGAGTCAGGAGCACTGGAGGGAATTTCCAAAGTCAAGAAGACGTCTAACGGTCGCGAGCGCCAGAAAGAGTCCACCTTGTGA
- the LOC110947486 gene encoding protein GPR108 isoform X1 — protein sequence MAVAQRSCFWVGFLLLMLLCGGKARKHKLTLKNETRSVVDLNNFGFYADGTLDVNLHSLRIPSQRRNSSTPPVGFSLSRSRVNGVLSYTAEETETCPLSSPKSTNDEPLIVFIFNFEGLSVSMKATGNQDNILTAKLKAKATTDERKARGIPDADAQNKPKDDVNKKPDDMKPDEQPKPDSKKEDPAGQNEGDKTEEKKPDPGVETKEVEGNAFDLDKQPEQTLALDQVNGTYNFSFHIKIGPKDQGLYSLRFHYCQSKFPAVKQPYSFTVDVQEKNPGGYLSAAEIPLSRLYICMAGVFFTAAMVWVYTLMKHRYSVFKIHWLMAALAFTKSTSLVFHSINYHFINTEGHPIEGWAVMYYITHLLKGALLFITLALIGTGWAFVKYILSDKEKKIFMIVIPLQVLANVAYIIIESTEEGSSEYYLWKEILFLVDLICCGAILFPVVWSIRHLQEASSTDGKGETLDQLQDDQPQDFLSWKFIGRCGVFLSAAMNLEKLKLFRHYYVMIVCYIYFTRIIAILLKITMPFQWQWCYEFLVELSTLIFFVLTGYKFRPASNNPYLQLPQDEEDVEMDEVVTESGALEGISKVKKTSNGRERQKESTL from the exons ATGGCTGTGGCACAGAGAAGCTGTTTTTGGGTTGGATTTTTACTCCTAATGCTACTATGTGGGGGTAAAGCAAGGAAACACAAGCTCACATTGAAG aatgAAACTCGGTCTGTTGTTGATCTCAACAACTTCGGTTTCTACGCTGATGGGACTTTGGATGTCAACCTGCATTCTCTGCGAATTCCATCACAGAGGCGGAACTCCTCCACACCCCCG GTGGGTTTCAGCCTGTCCAGGTCCCGTGTTAATGGAGTTTTGTCCTACACA GCAGAGGAGACGGAGACATGCCCACTCAGTAGTCCAAAGTCAACCAATGATGAGCCtctcattgtttttattttcaattttgaaGGCCTCAG tgTCAGTATGAAAGCTACGGGTAATCAAGACAACATCCTGACAGCAAAGCTAAAGGCTAAAGCTACTACAG ATGAGAGAAAAGCCAGGGGGATTCCTGATGCTGATgcccaaaataaaccaaaagaCGATGTGAACAAAAAGCCCGATGACATGAAGCCAGATGAGCAGCCAAAACCTGACAGCAAGAAAGAAGATCCTGCGGGTCAGAATGAAGGAGATaagactgaagaaaaaaaaccagaCCCCGGAGTAGAAACTAAGGAAGTGGAGGGAAACGCATTTGAT CTGGACAAGCAACCCGAGCAGACTTTAGCTTTGGACCAAGTTAACGGTACCTACAACTTTAGT TTCCACATAAAGATTGGTCCAAAGGACCAGGGTCTGTACAGCCTGAGGTTCCACTACTGTCAGAGCAAGTTTCCTGCAGTCAAACAGCCCTACTCGTTCACG GTGGACGTGCAAGAGAAGAATCCAGGTGGCTACCtgtctgcagcagaaattcctcTGTCTCGCCTTTACATTTGTATGGCTGGAGTCTTCTTCACTGCTGCCATGGTTTGGGTGTACACTCTCATGAAGCACAG GTACAGCGTGTTTAAGATCCATTGGCTGATGGCAGCACTGGCGTTCACCAAGTCCACATCCCTGGTTTTCCACAGT atCAACTATCACTTCATCAACACTGAGGGGCATCCTATTGAAGGCTGGGCTGTCATGTATTATATAACACATCT GCTCAAAGGGGCTCTCCTGTTCATCACACTGGCTCTAATCGGCACTGGCTGGGCCTTCGTTAAATACATCTTGTCTGACAAGGAGAAGAAGATCTTCATGATTGTCATTCCTCTGCag GTCCTCGCTAATGTCGCCTACATCATCATAGAGTCTACAGAGGAAGGCTCCAGTGAATACTATCTGTGGAAGGAGATCCTCTTTCTGGTCGACCTCATCTGCTGTGGAGCCATCCTTTTCCCTGTTGTCTG GTCAATCCGTCACCTACAAGAGGCATCTAGCACCGACGGCAAAGGTGAGACTCTTGATCAGTTACAAGATGATCAGCCACAAGATTTTCTGAGTTGGAAATTCATTGGTCGGTGTGGTGTGTTTCTTTCAGCCGCCATGAATTTGGAGAAGCTTAAACTGTTCCGGCATTATTATGTGATG aTTGTGTGTTATATCTACTTCACGAGGATCATAGCCATTCTGCTCAAGATCACGATGCCTTTCCAGTGGCAGTGGTGTTACGAG tttctgGTGGAGTTGTCTACTCTGATCTTTTTTGTGCTGACGGGCTACAAGTTCCGACCAGCGTCCAATAACCCCTACCTCCAGCTTCCCCAGGACGAGGAGGATGTAGAGATGGATGAAGT AGTGACCGAGTCAGGAGCACTGGAGGGAATTTCCAAAGTCAAGAAGACGTCTAACGGTCGCGAGCGCCAGAAAGAGTCCACCTTGTGA
- the LOC110947486 gene encoding protein GPR108 isoform X2, with product MAVAHRSCFWVGFLLLMLLCGGKARKHKLTLKNETRSVVDLNNFGFYADGTLDVNLHSLRIPSQRRNSSTPPVGFSLSRSRVNGVLSYTAEETETCPLSSPKSTNDEPLIVFIFNFEGLSVSMKATGNQDNILTAKLKAKATTDERKARGIPDADAQNKPKDDVNKKPDDMKPDEQPKPDSKKEDPAGQNEGDKTEEKKPDPGVETKEVEGNAFDLDKQPEQTLALDQVNGTYNFSFHIKIGPKDQGLYSLRFHYCQSKFPAVKQPYSFTVDVQEKNPGGYLSAAEIPLSRLYICMAGVFFTAAMVWVYTLMKHRYSVFKIHWLMAALAFTKSTSLVFHSINYHFINTEGHPIEGWAVMYYITHLLKGALLFITLALIGTGWAFVKYILSDKEKKIFMIVIPLQVLANVAYIIIESTEEGSSEYYLWKEILFLVDLICCGAILFPVVWSIRHLQEASSTDGKGETLDQLQDDQPQDFLSWKFIGRCGVFLSAAMNLEKLKLFRHYYVMIVCYIYFTRIIAILLKITMPFQWQWCYEFLVELSTLIFFVLTGYKFRPASNNPYLQLPQDEEDVEMDEVVTESGALEGISKVKKTSNGRERQKESTL from the exons aatgAAACTCGGTCTGTTGTTGATCTCAACAACTTCGGTTTCTACGCTGATGGGACTTTGGATGTCAACCTGCATTCTCTGCGAATTCCATCACAGAGGCGGAACTCCTCCACACCCCCG GTGGGTTTCAGCCTGTCCAGGTCCCGTGTTAATGGAGTTTTGTCCTACACA GCAGAGGAGACGGAGACATGCCCACTCAGTAGTCCAAAGTCAACCAATGATGAGCCtctcattgtttttattttcaattttgaaGGCCTCAG tgTCAGTATGAAAGCTACGGGTAATCAAGACAACATCCTGACAGCAAAGCTAAAGGCTAAAGCTACTACAG ATGAGAGAAAAGCCAGGGGGATTCCTGATGCTGATgcccaaaataaaccaaaagaCGATGTGAACAAAAAGCCCGATGACATGAAGCCAGATGAGCAGCCAAAACCTGACAGCAAGAAAGAAGATCCTGCGGGTCAGAATGAAGGAGATaagactgaagaaaaaaaaccagaCCCCGGAGTAGAAACTAAGGAAGTGGAGGGAAACGCATTTGAT CTGGACAAGCAACCCGAGCAGACTTTAGCTTTGGACCAAGTTAACGGTACCTACAACTTTAGT TTCCACATAAAGATTGGTCCAAAGGACCAGGGTCTGTACAGCCTGAGGTTCCACTACTGTCAGAGCAAGTTTCCTGCAGTCAAACAGCCCTACTCGTTCACG GTGGACGTGCAAGAGAAGAATCCAGGTGGCTACCtgtctgcagcagaaattcctcTGTCTCGCCTTTACATTTGTATGGCTGGAGTCTTCTTCACTGCTGCCATGGTTTGGGTGTACACTCTCATGAAGCACAG GTACAGCGTGTTTAAGATCCATTGGCTGATGGCAGCACTGGCGTTCACCAAGTCCACATCCCTGGTTTTCCACAGT atCAACTATCACTTCATCAACACTGAGGGGCATCCTATTGAAGGCTGGGCTGTCATGTATTATATAACACATCT GCTCAAAGGGGCTCTCCTGTTCATCACACTGGCTCTAATCGGCACTGGCTGGGCCTTCGTTAAATACATCTTGTCTGACAAGGAGAAGAAGATCTTCATGATTGTCATTCCTCTGCag GTCCTCGCTAATGTCGCCTACATCATCATAGAGTCTACAGAGGAAGGCTCCAGTGAATACTATCTGTGGAAGGAGATCCTCTTTCTGGTCGACCTCATCTGCTGTGGAGCCATCCTTTTCCCTGTTGTCTG GTCAATCCGTCACCTACAAGAGGCATCTAGCACCGACGGCAAAGGTGAGACTCTTGATCAGTTACAAGATGATCAGCCACAAGATTTTCTGAGTTGGAAATTCATTGGTCGGTGTGGTGTGTTTCTTTCAGCCGCCATGAATTTGGAGAAGCTTAAACTGTTCCGGCATTATTATGTGATG aTTGTGTGTTATATCTACTTCACGAGGATCATAGCCATTCTGCTCAAGATCACGATGCCTTTCCAGTGGCAGTGGTGTTACGAG tttctgGTGGAGTTGTCTACTCTGATCTTTTTTGTGCTGACGGGCTACAAGTTCCGACCAGCGTCCAATAACCCCTACCTCCAGCTTCCCCAGGACGAGGAGGATGTAGAGATGGATGAAGT AGTGACCGAGTCAGGAGCACTGGAGGGAATTTCCAAAGTCAAGAAGACGTCTAACGGTCGCGAGCGCCAGAAAGAGTCCACCTTGTGA
- the LOC110947486 gene encoding protein GPR108 isoform X7, with amino-acid sequence MKATGNQDNILTAKLKAKATTDERKARGIPDADAQNKPKDDVNKKPDDMKPDEQPKPDSKKEDPAGQNEGDKTEEKKPDPGVETKEVEGNAFDLDKQPEQTLALDQVNGTYNFSFHIKIGPKDQGLYSLRFHYCQSKFPAVKQPYSFTVDVQEKNPGGYLSAAEIPLSRLYICMAGVFFTAAMVWVYTLMKHRYSVFKIHWLMAALAFTKSTSLVFHSINYHFINTEGHPIEGWAVMYYITHLLKGALLFITLALIGTGWAFVKYILSDKEKKIFMIVIPLQVLANVAYIIIESTEEGSSEYYLWKEILFLVDLICCGAILFPVVWSIRHLQEASSTDGKGETLDQLQDDQPQDFLSWKFIGRCGVFLSAAMNLEKLKLFRHYYVMIVCYIYFTRIIAILLKITMPFQWQWCYEFLVELSTLIFFVLTGYKFRPASNNPYLQLPQDEEDVEMDEVVTESGALEGISKVKKTSNGRERQKESTL; translated from the exons ATGAAAGCTACGGGTAATCAAGACAACATCCTGACAGCAAAGCTAAAGGCTAAAGCTACTACAG ATGAGAGAAAAGCCAGGGGGATTCCTGATGCTGATgcccaaaataaaccaaaagaCGATGTGAACAAAAAGCCCGATGACATGAAGCCAGATGAGCAGCCAAAACCTGACAGCAAGAAAGAAGATCCTGCGGGTCAGAATGAAGGAGATaagactgaagaaaaaaaaccagaCCCCGGAGTAGAAACTAAGGAAGTGGAGGGAAACGCATTTGAT CTGGACAAGCAACCCGAGCAGACTTTAGCTTTGGACCAAGTTAACGGTACCTACAACTTTAGT TTCCACATAAAGATTGGTCCAAAGGACCAGGGTCTGTACAGCCTGAGGTTCCACTACTGTCAGAGCAAGTTTCCTGCAGTCAAACAGCCCTACTCGTTCACG GTGGACGTGCAAGAGAAGAATCCAGGTGGCTACCtgtctgcagcagaaattcctcTGTCTCGCCTTTACATTTGTATGGCTGGAGTCTTCTTCACTGCTGCCATGGTTTGGGTGTACACTCTCATGAAGCACAG GTACAGCGTGTTTAAGATCCATTGGCTGATGGCAGCACTGGCGTTCACCAAGTCCACATCCCTGGTTTTCCACAGT atCAACTATCACTTCATCAACACTGAGGGGCATCCTATTGAAGGCTGGGCTGTCATGTATTATATAACACATCT GCTCAAAGGGGCTCTCCTGTTCATCACACTGGCTCTAATCGGCACTGGCTGGGCCTTCGTTAAATACATCTTGTCTGACAAGGAGAAGAAGATCTTCATGATTGTCATTCCTCTGCag GTCCTCGCTAATGTCGCCTACATCATCATAGAGTCTACAGAGGAAGGCTCCAGTGAATACTATCTGTGGAAGGAGATCCTCTTTCTGGTCGACCTCATCTGCTGTGGAGCCATCCTTTTCCCTGTTGTCTG GTCAATCCGTCACCTACAAGAGGCATCTAGCACCGACGGCAAAGGTGAGACTCTTGATCAGTTACAAGATGATCAGCCACAAGATTTTCTGAGTTGGAAATTCATTGGTCGGTGTGGTGTGTTTCTTTCAGCCGCCATGAATTTGGAGAAGCTTAAACTGTTCCGGCATTATTATGTGATG aTTGTGTGTTATATCTACTTCACGAGGATCATAGCCATTCTGCTCAAGATCACGATGCCTTTCCAGTGGCAGTGGTGTTACGAG tttctgGTGGAGTTGTCTACTCTGATCTTTTTTGTGCTGACGGGCTACAAGTTCCGACCAGCGTCCAATAACCCCTACCTCCAGCTTCCCCAGGACGAGGAGGATGTAGAGATGGATGAAGT AGTGACCGAGTCAGGAGCACTGGAGGGAATTTCCAAAGTCAAGAAGACGTCTAACGGTCGCGAGCGCCAGAAAGAGTCCACCTTGTGA